A stretch of Syntrophales bacterium DNA encodes these proteins:
- a CDS encoding SufD family Fe-S cluster assembly protein, with protein sequence MSKIRERAEAAADKKALYGADIDLSSFKKDSSVHEYNPEMAGFSEEERKNFAEVGIVTSGEERSGSFLLMDHSPVHCSVGQEGVELLPMAEALEKYDGLKDYWWKAVDVGTDKYTARAELNFNNGYFVRVKPGVKATFPVQACLYMGEEGIAQNVHNMIIAEEGSELHIITGCTTAPHLGRGLHIGVSEIYVKKGATLTFTMIHNWGEEVEVRPRTVVMVEEGATFLSNYVCMKTVRSVQMYPAVRLLGEGAVARINSILVATKGSELDVGGKVSLEAAGTRAEIISRTISTGGNIIARGQLIGHKPGVKAHLECNGLMLSEEGSIRAIPELDGRVAGVEMSHEAAVGKISQDQIEYLMARGLSEEDATALIVRGFLNVKMEGLPEELQMEIDRIVSESGKSIL encoded by the coding sequence GTGTCAAAGATAAGGGAAAGAGCAGAAGCTGCAGCAGACAAGAAGGCATTATACGGAGCTGATATTGACCTCTCCAGTTTTAAGAAAGATTCATCGGTTCACGAATACAATCCTGAAATGGCAGGTTTTTCTGAAGAAGAAAGAAAAAATTTTGCAGAGGTGGGAATCGTAACTTCAGGGGAAGAAAGATCAGGCAGTTTTTTGCTGATGGATCATTCACCGGTTCATTGCTCCGTAGGCCAGGAAGGCGTTGAACTGCTTCCCATGGCCGAGGCCCTTGAAAAATATGACGGCCTTAAAGATTACTGGTGGAAGGCTGTTGATGTTGGAACAGATAAATATACTGCCCGAGCGGAGCTAAATTTTAACAATGGCTATTTTGTCAGGGTAAAACCTGGAGTTAAGGCGACTTTCCCTGTGCAGGCCTGTCTTTACATGGGTGAAGAGGGGATTGCCCAGAATGTTCACAACATGATCATTGCGGAGGAAGGGTCGGAGCTTCATATTATTACAGGATGCACGACAGCACCCCATCTCGGAAGAGGTCTGCATATAGGTGTCTCGGAAATTTACGTAAAAAAGGGAGCCACGCTTACCTTTACCATGATACATAACTGGGGGGAAGAGGTTGAAGTCAGGCCGAGAACGGTTGTTATGGTGGAAGAGGGGGCGACGTTCCTGTCGAATTACGTCTGTATGAAAACTGTCAGGTCTGTGCAAATGTATCCCGCTGTCAGGCTTTTGGGGGAGGGTGCTGTAGCGCGGATAAACAGCATTCTGGTTGCGACAAAAGGATCAGAGCTCGATGTAGGGGGGAAAGTTTCTTTAGAAGCAGCCGGCACCAGGGCCGAGATCATATCAAGAACTATTTCTACCGGGGGGAACATCATAGCGCGTGGACAGCTGATAGGACACAAACCGGGAGTAAAGGCCCACCTTGAGTGCAATGGATTGATGCTTTCGGAAGAGGGGTCGATTCGTGCCATTCCTGAACTTGATGGAAGGGTTGCCGGTGTGGAGATGTCTCATGAAGCGGCGGTAGGAAAAATATCCCAGGATCAGATAGAATATCTTATGGCACGTGGTCTGAGCGAAGAGGATGCAACCGCCCTTATTGTAAGGGGTTTTCTTAACGTTAAGATGGAAGGACTTCCCGAAGAACTGCAAATGGAGATAGACAGAATCGTTTCCGAAAGCGGAAAAAGCATCCTTTGA
- a CDS encoding CehA/McbA family metallohydrolase, protein MLKLYDYTGIIHFHSEYSYDGRASIAEIVKAAGENNIDFLMLTDHSTLEAKKRGLEGWHGDVLLIVGEEITPRFNHYIAFGIDEPTVVGKDDVGDPQIYIDTVRKQGGIGFISHPDHQGTEMFHVKHYPWLAWTVSGYTGIGIWDFMTDWQFFLRGYLSGLIGYLFPAYVLRGPKRATLDRWDRLNRNSKVVGIGELDNHDNLEKVLGLGFSVFPFSRAFKFVRTHLLTESPLVKDNRKDQEALLTALKGGRAYAALEYFCEAKGFSFIVADREKRATMGDEFLLDGKAFLRVEIPEKGKICVVRDGVPFGEAVGRVKEYEIRKKGVYRIEVYLKHFGKYRPWIFSNPVYIR, encoded by the coding sequence ATGCTGAAATTATATGACTATACGGGCATTATCCATTTCCACTCGGAGTATTCCTATGACGGCCGTGCTTCCATAGCTGAAATTGTCAAGGCGGCCGGAGAGAACAACATCGATTTTCTGATGCTTACCGACCATTCGACCCTTGAGGCAAAAAAGAGGGGACTCGAAGGCTGGCATGGAGATGTCCTGCTTATCGTGGGGGAGGAGATTACCCCCCGCTTCAATCACTATATCGCTTTCGGCATCGATGAACCTACAGTTGTCGGTAAAGATGATGTGGGTGATCCGCAGATATATATAGATACCGTCAGAAAACAGGGGGGAATCGGGTTCATCAGCCATCCTGATCACCAGGGGACGGAAATGTTTCACGTGAAACATTATCCCTGGCTGGCCTGGACGGTATCCGGTTATACGGGAATTGGTATATGGGACTTCATGACGGACTGGCAGTTTTTCCTGAGGGGATATCTGAGTGGCTTGATCGGTTACCTGTTCCCAGCCTATGTCCTTAGAGGTCCCAAAAGGGCTACCCTGGACCGGTGGGACAGACTCAACCGGAATTCGAAGGTTGTGGGCATTGGAGAGCTTGACAATCACGACAATCTGGAAAAAGTCCTCGGCCTGGGATTTTCAGTTTTCCCCTTCTCAAGGGCCTTCAAGTTTGTCCGGACGCATCTTTTGACGGAGTCGCCTCTGGTAAAGGATAACAGAAAAGATCAGGAGGCGCTTCTGACTGCCCTTAAGGGCGGGCGTGCCTATGCGGCGCTCGAATACTTCTGCGAGGCGAAAGGGTTTTCGTTTATTGTTGCCGATAGGGAAAAACGGGCCACAATGGGGGATGAATTCCTCCTCGACGGGAAGGCCTTCCTCAGGGTTGAAATCCCCGAGAAGGGGAAAATCTGTGTCGTCAGAGACGGTGTTCCATTTGGTGAGGCGGTCGGGAGGGTGAAGGAATACGAGATAAGGAAAAAAGGTGTGTACCGGATTGAAGTATATCTCAAACATTTCGGAAAATACCGCCCCTGGATATTTTCCAACCCTGTCTATATCAGATGA
- a CDS encoding DUF6516 family protein, whose translation MTKEKYPSRNNSLEVLLNFDGECYNFEDGYWIKFEVRRVEPSKHIPHGIQCSLTLHDNKNVRVLGFDNAHGYKPRKKKYGARKVTWDHKHEREKVVPYEYNSAVQLLEDFWDAVDEIKER comes from the coding sequence ATGACAAAAGAAAAATATCCAAGTAGAAACAATTCACTGGAAGTCCTGCTGAATTTTGATGGTGAATGTTATAATTTTGAAGACGGCTACTGGATAAAATTCGAAGTCAGACGGGTTGAGCCAAGCAAGCATATTCCGCATGGAATACAATGCTCTTTGACACTTCATGATAACAAGAACGTGCGAGTGTTAGGATTTGACAACGCCCATGGCTACAAACCGAGGAAGAAGAAATACGGAGCCCGGAAAGTAACGTGGGATCATAAACACGAGCGAGAAAAGGTGGTTCCATACGAATACAACAGTGCAGTTCAATTACTGGAAGATTTCTGGGATGCGGTCGATGAAATAAAAGAAAGATGA
- a CDS encoding transcriptional regulator, which yields MIKALKIGIMPKEEYRERTVAIAKGEYKQKSGEPKVWFESIKSLAQVLSEENRELLDKIIENKPRSLKELEFLTGRKSSNLSRTLKTMQAYGIVTLKKEKKNVRPIVKTNKFKIEIDPELQLTRS from the coding sequence ATGATAAAGGCTTTAAAAATCGGCATTATGCCGAAAGAAGAATATCGTGAGAGAACAGTAGCGATTGCCAAAGGTGAGTATAAGCAGAAATCCGGAGAACCGAAAGTCTGGTTTGAGTCTATTAAATCTCTTGCACAGGTGTTGAGCGAGGAGAACCGGGAACTTCTGGATAAAATCATAGAAAACAAACCACGGTCGCTGAAGGAGCTGGAGTTTCTTACAGGCCGGAAAAGCAGCAATCTGTCACGTACCTTAAAAACAATGCAGGCTTACGGGATTGTTACGCTAAAAAAAGAGAAAAAAAACGTCAGACCCATAGTTAAGACTAATAAATTTAAAATAGAGATTGATCCGGAGCTTCAGCTTACCCGTTCGTGA